The window TATGTTGAGCAACGCCTGTATTAAACTTGTAAGTTTTTAACTCGGTTTCACCTTGTAATAAAGTAAATTGTTCCCGTGGGACTATTAAATGTAAAAAACCCTTCTTTCGGCAAATCGAACAGTTACAATCATCAACTTTGTGGTTGTTAACAACAACTCGAAAACGTACCGCGCCACAATGACAACCACCCTCGTATGTCATTGCATCTGAAATATTTGCTGTCATATTAATTAACGGGATTCTAACTTAGTAATACGTTGTTCTAGAGTATTTACTTGTTGTTTTAATTCAACCACTAAAGTCGCTAAACGGTCAAACATTTTATCCCGTTCTGCTTGTGATAAATTCCGTCGAGTTGACTGTGGGACGGTAATTGTTGTGCGCGAGTTAGGAGACTGGCGAGTGTTTCCGAGTTGAGATTCTATTTGGTTTAACCGCGACTCTATGCGATTAAAATCCGCTTGTAAGTTATTCAGACGAGATTCGACTTGCTGTGATGATGCAGTGTTAGAGAATAAACTAGCCCAGAGGATAATGGCTAAAACCACCGCAATTCCTAATGTTTGAGTGCTTTTCATTGTAAGTTGTTTCACGCCCAGACGCATACTTCGACTACGCTCAGTAACCGGAGGCGTAGAGAGTAAAAAAGGTTGGTTAGGTGGTGCGATCGCACCACCTAACCAAGTATGCTGATATATTGATCAATCTATATAGCAGCCCTAAATGAATTACAAACAAATCTACTCTCTACTCCCTACTCCCAGCTTCAACCAATAATTTAACAATCAAATAGGATTGCTACAGTTGATTTATTTATCAGGTTGTAAACCAGAAAATAGCGTCTCCCAATTACGAGAGTTAACTTTATTTTCTGTTGCTTTGATTTCAAAAGTGACATTATGTACTTGACTTTGTTCTAACGCTTGTACGCAAAGTTCTGCCACATCCTCACGGCTGATTTTGCCC is drawn from Aulosira sp. FACHB-615 and contains these coding sequences:
- a CDS encoding GFA family protein, encoding MTANISDAMTYEGGCHCGAVRFRVVVNNHKVDDCNCSICRKKGFLHLIVPREQFTLLQGETELKTYKFNTGVAQHKFCKTCGIHSFYIPRSHPDCIDVNVRCLDGDVISNFEIVPFDGMNWEENIHKLIN